Sequence from the Deltaproteobacteria bacterium genome:
GCACGCAAGGCTGCCGTCTGCAACAGTCTCCCGCCACTTCCTGGAGTTGTGGAACGTATGGCGGAAGCGGAGGCCATGGGCCTGCCAATAGCCGTGGCATCCAGCTCAGCAGCAGATTGGGTGCACGGGCACCTAGACCGTCTGGGGCTGCGTTCACTGCTTAAGTTGACGCGCACCCGCGGTGATGTGGCGCGCGGTAAGCCGCATCCAGATCTCTTTATCAGTGCAGCAGCTGGCCTTGGGGTGGACCCAAGCTCATGTGTGGTATTTGAGGATTCTGCCAACGGTCTTAGAGCTGCCAAGTCCGCAGGAGCCCGCTGCTTCATCGTCCCTAATCGCATCACCGCAGGTAGCGATTTTGCCGCCGCCGATGGGATCTTCGCGTCGCTCGCCTTGGTGAGCCTCCGCGCCTTAGGTGGCGGTCAAGTCGGCTGAGTTATGAGCGAGCGTACGAGTCATGAGGAATACCGTCACGTTGGTCCACCGACCACGGCAGCTGCCCGTGGATTGCGCGTCGACC
This genomic interval carries:
- a CDS encoding HAD-IA family hydrolase — protein: MRAVIFDFDGLIVDTETAAFEAWSAIYREHGAELLLKDWVGCVGAADMPFDAVAHLAKLIGRPLDKTKLMAEKEARKAAVCNSLPPLPGVVERMAEAEAMGLPIAVASSSAADWVHGHLDRLGLRSLLKLTRTRGDVARGKPHPDLFISAAAGLGVDPSSCVVFEDSANGLRAAKSAGARCFIVPNRITAGSDFAAADGIFASLALVSLRALGGGQVG